A genome region from Populus alba chromosome 3, ASM523922v2, whole genome shotgun sequence includes the following:
- the LOC118037934 gene encoding centromere protein C isoform X1, which translates to MTELEDPLQGYSGLSLFRRTLGSLLKPPHDLDDLLSAHNLLKSLPVKNPDKLIEQARSILDATPEPTNADLPNGVMPEDKSEVVAQKDAESPRARRPGLGRKRARFSLFPNASQPTVNLEPTLDIDSLKDPEQFFLAFERLEDAKKEMAKQTGRVSIGSNQSRASMAPRHRRPGMPGRSRTAKYQHLYPTMSSQETFMENILSPANPGSQQETFSPDVASQLRESTNLAPEESGLEVAGEWLLVEEQGSMAKAEKRVDKLLDELLSRDYEELDGDGAVTLLRDCLQVKALDLEKLSLPELLNVQKTSLNALGGNLPKTRNVLSDIHNLPRRTITPMRQQIAGNSSCSFGSPTPPKSPLASLALLRKRILQSNPPTDPFSVFDVDQSPETNASSLKNINNSSDPVDIENDLSLLKSLIIEEDDTTASNTSPAHVAIGDSGTQTDKSLNDNLTSAGSVSDGCPSRSSTEVKNRDVGADNVIIDENSSQLGGDMDIQTKGPNAVEDMVEDMQHKTVDKSLNDNLISLGPSSDVCCRKSSAEVEIGNPGVDNGVIDDNLSQLGGDADIQTNRPNELEDMVEDIQQKAVDSTQPDDTPMEFLNNAQDQFEQLSPAVVEDHAMDDCPETPDSGLEQTKDNCPEHQDETVEEPPVVSLNKQAKAKSKGRKNGLLSKRHSLAASGTSWETGLRRSTRIRSRPLEYWKGERFLYGRIHGSLATVIGIKYESPGNDKGKRALKVKSYVSDEYKDLVELAALH; encoded by the exons atgaCGGAACTGGAGGATCCGCTGCAGGGATACAGCGGATTGTCTCTCTTCCGAAGAACATTAGGCTCTCTTCTTAAGCCTCCTCATGATCTCGATGATCTTCTCTCCGCCCACAATCTCCTCAAATCCCTG CCGGTCAAAAATCCGGATAAACTTATAGAGCAGGCGAGAAGTATTTTAGATGCTACTCCAGAACCTACCAATGCCGACTTGCCAAATGGGGTAATGCCTGAAGATAAAAGTGAAGTTGTTGCTCAGAAGGATGCAGAAAGTCCCCGGGCACGAAGGCCAGGTTTAGGGCGCAAGCGTGCCCGGTTTTCCTTGTTTCCCAATGCAAG TCAACCTACTGTGAATTTGGAACCAACTTTGGATATTGATAGCCTGAAAGACCCAGAGCAATTTTTCTTGGCTTTTGAAAGGCTTGAAG ATGCTAAAAAAGAAATGGCAAAGCAGACAGGCCGTGTTTCAATTGGTTCGAATCAATCCAGAGCATCAATGGCTCCACGCCATCGTCGACCTGGAATGCCtgg GAGATCGAGGACAGCTAAATATCAACACCTTTATCCAACCATGTCCTCCCAGGAAACCTTTATGGAGAATATTCTCAGTCCAGCTAATCCTGGATCACAACAAGAAACATTCAGTCCAGATGTTGCATCACAACTAAGGGAATCAACAAATCTTGCCCCAGAGGAATCAGGACTAGAAGTAGCTGGTGAGTGGCTTCTTGTCGAGGAACAAG GTTCAATGGCCAAGGCTGAGAAAAGGGTTGATAAACTTCTAGATGAGTTGCTTTCTCGTGATTATGAAGAGCTTGATGGGGATGGAGCAGTCACTTTGTTACGGGACTGCTTGCAGGTCAAGGCACTTGACCTAGAGAAGTTGAGCCTCCCTGAATTGCTGAATGTGCAAAAGACCAGTTTGAATGCTTTGGGGGGGAATTTGCCAAAGACTAGGAATGTATTATCAGACATACATAATTTACCGAGAAGGACTATAACTCCTATGAGGCAGCAAATTGCAGGAAATTCTTCCTGTAGTTTTGGTTCGCCCACTCCACCAAAAAGTCCATTGGCTTCACTAGCATTATTGAGGAAACGCATACTGCAGTCAAATCCACCAACTGATCCATTTTCAGTTTTTGATGTTGATCAGTCACCAGAAACAAATGCTTCTTCACTTAAAAACATCAACAATTCCTCTGATCCAGTTGACATTGAAAATGACTTGAGCCTGCTGAAGTCTCTAATAATTGAAGAAGATGACACTACAGCTAGTAATACTAGTCCAGCTCACGTGGCTATTGGAGATTCTGGAACTCAAACAGATAAATCTCTAAATGACAACTTGACTAGTGCTGGTTCTGTTAGTGATGGTTGTCCTAGCAGGTCTAGTACTGAGGTTAAGAATAGAGATGTTGGTGCTGATAATGTCATCATAGATGAGAATTCAAGTCAGCTTGGTGGTGATATGGATATTCAAACAAAAGGGCCAAATGCAGTGGAGGACATG GTGGAGGATATGCAGCATAAAACAGTAGATAAATCTCTGAATGACAATTTGATTAGTCTTGGTCCTAGTAGTGATGTTTGTTGTCGCAAATCTAGTGCTGAGGTGGAGATTGGCAACCCTGGTGTGGATAACGGGGTAATAGATGATAATTTAAGTCAGCTTGGTGGTGATGCGGATATTCAAACAAACAGGCCAAATGAACTGGAGGACATG GTGGAAGATATTCAGCAGAAAGCTGTGGATTCTACCCAGCCTGATGACACACCCATGGAGTTTTTGAACAACGCACAGGATCAGTTTG AACAATTAAGTCCTGCAGTTGTTGAAGACCATGCAATGGATGATTGCCCTGAAACCCCAGACAGTGGCCTAGAACAAACCAAAGACAATTGTCCAGAGCATCAGGATGAG ACAGTTGAGGAACCTCCTGTGGTATCACTAAATAAACAAGCcaaagcaaaatccaaaggacGCAAGAATGGATTGCTCTCTAAGAGGCATAGCCTTGCAG CTTCTGGTACATCATGGGAAACAGGACTGAGGCGAAGCACCAGGATTAGATCAAGACCTTTGGAGTATTGGAAAGGGGAAAGGTTTTTATATGGCCGCATTCATGGGA GCTTGGCTACTGTAATAGGGATAAAGTACGAGTCTCCAGGAAATGATAAAGGAAAACGTGCTCTGAAGGTGAAGTCTTATGTCTCTGATGAATACAAGGATTTGGTTGAACTAGCAGCTCTGCATTGA
- the LOC118037934 gene encoding centromere protein C isoform X2 translates to MTELEDPLQGYSGLSLFRRTLGSLLKPPHDLDDLLSAHNLLKSLPVKNPDKLIEQARSILDATPEPTNADLPNGVMPEDKSEVVAQKDAESPRARRPGLGRKRARFSLFPNASQPTVNLEPTLDIDSLKDPEQFFLAFERLEDAKKEMAKQTGRVSIGSNQSRASMAPRHRRPGMPGRSRTAKYQHLYPTMSSQETFMENILSPANPGSQQETFSPDVASQLRESTNLAPEESGLEVAGSMAKAEKRVDKLLDELLSRDYEELDGDGAVTLLRDCLQVKALDLEKLSLPELLNVQKTSLNALGGNLPKTRNVLSDIHNLPRRTITPMRQQIAGNSSCSFGSPTPPKSPLASLALLRKRILQSNPPTDPFSVFDVDQSPETNASSLKNINNSSDPVDIENDLSLLKSLIIEEDDTTASNTSPAHVAIGDSGTQTDKSLNDNLTSAGSVSDGCPSRSSTEVKNRDVGADNVIIDENSSQLGGDMDIQTKGPNAVEDMVEDMQHKTVDKSLNDNLISLGPSSDVCCRKSSAEVEIGNPGVDNGVIDDNLSQLGGDADIQTNRPNELEDMVEDIQQKAVDSTQPDDTPMEFLNNAQDQFEQLSPAVVEDHAMDDCPETPDSGLEQTKDNCPEHQDETVEEPPVVSLNKQAKAKSKGRKNGLLSKRHSLAASGTSWETGLRRSTRIRSRPLEYWKGERFLYGRIHGSLATVIGIKYESPGNDKGKRALKVKSYVSDEYKDLVELAALH, encoded by the exons atgaCGGAACTGGAGGATCCGCTGCAGGGATACAGCGGATTGTCTCTCTTCCGAAGAACATTAGGCTCTCTTCTTAAGCCTCCTCATGATCTCGATGATCTTCTCTCCGCCCACAATCTCCTCAAATCCCTG CCGGTCAAAAATCCGGATAAACTTATAGAGCAGGCGAGAAGTATTTTAGATGCTACTCCAGAACCTACCAATGCCGACTTGCCAAATGGGGTAATGCCTGAAGATAAAAGTGAAGTTGTTGCTCAGAAGGATGCAGAAAGTCCCCGGGCACGAAGGCCAGGTTTAGGGCGCAAGCGTGCCCGGTTTTCCTTGTTTCCCAATGCAAG TCAACCTACTGTGAATTTGGAACCAACTTTGGATATTGATAGCCTGAAAGACCCAGAGCAATTTTTCTTGGCTTTTGAAAGGCTTGAAG ATGCTAAAAAAGAAATGGCAAAGCAGACAGGCCGTGTTTCAATTGGTTCGAATCAATCCAGAGCATCAATGGCTCCACGCCATCGTCGACCTGGAATGCCtgg GAGATCGAGGACAGCTAAATATCAACACCTTTATCCAACCATGTCCTCCCAGGAAACCTTTATGGAGAATATTCTCAGTCCAGCTAATCCTGGATCACAACAAGAAACATTCAGTCCAGATGTTGCATCACAACTAAGGGAATCAACAAATCTTGCCCCAGAGGAATCAGGACTAGAAGTAGCTG GTTCAATGGCCAAGGCTGAGAAAAGGGTTGATAAACTTCTAGATGAGTTGCTTTCTCGTGATTATGAAGAGCTTGATGGGGATGGAGCAGTCACTTTGTTACGGGACTGCTTGCAGGTCAAGGCACTTGACCTAGAGAAGTTGAGCCTCCCTGAATTGCTGAATGTGCAAAAGACCAGTTTGAATGCTTTGGGGGGGAATTTGCCAAAGACTAGGAATGTATTATCAGACATACATAATTTACCGAGAAGGACTATAACTCCTATGAGGCAGCAAATTGCAGGAAATTCTTCCTGTAGTTTTGGTTCGCCCACTCCACCAAAAAGTCCATTGGCTTCACTAGCATTATTGAGGAAACGCATACTGCAGTCAAATCCACCAACTGATCCATTTTCAGTTTTTGATGTTGATCAGTCACCAGAAACAAATGCTTCTTCACTTAAAAACATCAACAATTCCTCTGATCCAGTTGACATTGAAAATGACTTGAGCCTGCTGAAGTCTCTAATAATTGAAGAAGATGACACTACAGCTAGTAATACTAGTCCAGCTCACGTGGCTATTGGAGATTCTGGAACTCAAACAGATAAATCTCTAAATGACAACTTGACTAGTGCTGGTTCTGTTAGTGATGGTTGTCCTAGCAGGTCTAGTACTGAGGTTAAGAATAGAGATGTTGGTGCTGATAATGTCATCATAGATGAGAATTCAAGTCAGCTTGGTGGTGATATGGATATTCAAACAAAAGGGCCAAATGCAGTGGAGGACATG GTGGAGGATATGCAGCATAAAACAGTAGATAAATCTCTGAATGACAATTTGATTAGTCTTGGTCCTAGTAGTGATGTTTGTTGTCGCAAATCTAGTGCTGAGGTGGAGATTGGCAACCCTGGTGTGGATAACGGGGTAATAGATGATAATTTAAGTCAGCTTGGTGGTGATGCGGATATTCAAACAAACAGGCCAAATGAACTGGAGGACATG GTGGAAGATATTCAGCAGAAAGCTGTGGATTCTACCCAGCCTGATGACACACCCATGGAGTTTTTGAACAACGCACAGGATCAGTTTG AACAATTAAGTCCTGCAGTTGTTGAAGACCATGCAATGGATGATTGCCCTGAAACCCCAGACAGTGGCCTAGAACAAACCAAAGACAATTGTCCAGAGCATCAGGATGAG ACAGTTGAGGAACCTCCTGTGGTATCACTAAATAAACAAGCcaaagcaaaatccaaaggacGCAAGAATGGATTGCTCTCTAAGAGGCATAGCCTTGCAG CTTCTGGTACATCATGGGAAACAGGACTGAGGCGAAGCACCAGGATTAGATCAAGACCTTTGGAGTATTGGAAAGGGGAAAGGTTTTTATATGGCCGCATTCATGGGA GCTTGGCTACTGTAATAGGGATAAAGTACGAGTCTCCAGGAAATGATAAAGGAAAACGTGCTCTGAAGGTGAAGTCTTATGTCTCTGATGAATACAAGGATTTGGTTGAACTAGCAGCTCTGCATTGA